In Bacillus toyonensis BCT-7112, a single window of DNA contains:
- the rbsA gene encoding ribose ABC transporter ATP-binding protein RbsA, with protein sequence MRIEMKNISKAFSGNPVLKNAQFMIEAGEVHALMGENGAGKSTLMKILTGVYTKDGGTVTIDGQERTFKNAKEAEEYGIAFIHQELNILPNLTVAENMFLGKELMYGKTGVLRTRQMNAIAQQQLAELGLHVKGAMLAGELSVGQQQIIEIAKALMTSASVIIMDEPTAALTDREIETLFTVINKLRKEGVSFVYISHRMEEIFSICDAITILRDGEYVGKRLIPETSFDEVVSMMVGRSIGERYPERNSQIGEVIFEMRNGTKKGKFENVSFQVRKGEILGVAGLMGAGRTDIMKAIFGYEPLDSGQIFINGQEVKIDSPIDAIRQRIAFITEDRKSEGLVLDFSIRENLALPNLESLSKGSVLSNELEQQFTEDMMKLLNVKASSGEQAVKSLSGGNQQKIVIAKWLGIHPQLLILDEPTRGVDVGAKKEIYSIMNKLTEQGDAVIMVSSELPEVLGMSDRVLVIHEGKVGGILGKDEASQESIMALATGGE encoded by the coding sequence ATGCGTATTGAAATGAAAAACATTTCAAAGGCGTTCAGTGGAAATCCTGTTTTGAAGAATGCACAGTTTATGATTGAAGCAGGAGAAGTCCATGCATTGATGGGGGAAAATGGAGCGGGTAAATCGACGCTCATGAAGATTTTAACAGGTGTATATACAAAAGATGGTGGAACAGTCACGATTGATGGGCAAGAACGCACTTTTAAAAATGCGAAAGAAGCGGAAGAGTACGGCATTGCATTTATACATCAAGAACTGAACATATTGCCAAATTTAACAGTAGCTGAAAATATGTTTCTCGGTAAAGAGTTAATGTATGGGAAAACAGGTGTTTTACGTACTCGTCAAATGAACGCGATTGCGCAGCAGCAATTGGCGGAGCTAGGATTACATGTAAAAGGTGCTATGTTAGCAGGAGAGCTATCAGTTGGACAACAGCAAATTATTGAAATTGCGAAAGCATTGATGACAAGCGCAAGCGTTATTATTATGGATGAACCAACTGCGGCACTGACGGATCGTGAAATTGAAACGCTCTTTACAGTTATAAATAAGTTACGTAAAGAAGGGGTTTCATTCGTTTACATTTCACACCGCATGGAAGAAATATTCTCAATATGTGATGCTATTACAATTTTGCGTGATGGAGAATATGTAGGGAAAAGATTAATTCCGGAAACGTCATTTGATGAAGTAGTGAGTATGATGGTGGGGCGCAGCATTGGTGAACGTTACCCAGAGCGAAATAGTCAAATTGGTGAAGTAATTTTTGAAATGCGTAACGGAACGAAAAAGGGGAAATTTGAAAATGTTTCGTTTCAAGTTAGAAAAGGTGAAATTCTTGGTGTAGCTGGCTTGATGGGAGCTGGTCGCACAGATATTATGAAAGCGATATTTGGATATGAACCTTTAGACTCTGGACAAATTTTTATAAACGGACAAGAAGTAAAGATTGATAGTCCGATAGATGCAATTAGACAAAGAATTGCTTTTATTACAGAGGATAGAAAGTCTGAAGGATTAGTGTTAGATTTCTCAATTCGAGAAAATTTAGCGTTACCGAATTTAGAAAGTCTTTCAAAGGGAAGTGTCCTTAGTAACGAACTAGAACAACAGTTTACAGAGGACATGATGAAACTTCTTAATGTGAAAGCATCTAGTGGAGAGCAAGCGGTGAAATCTCTTTCTGGTGGAAATCAGCAAAAGATTGTAATTGCGAAATGGTTAGGTATTCATCCGCAGTTACTCATTTTAGATGAGCCAACAAGAGGTGTGGATGTTGGAGCGAAAAAAGAAATTTACTCTATTATGAATAAGCTTACTGAACAAGGAGATGCCGTTATTATGGTATCATCTGAGCTGCCCGAAGTTTTAGGGATGAGCGATCGAGTTCTTGTTATTCATGAAGGAAAAGTCGGCGGTATTTTAGGGAAAGATGAGGCATCACAAGAGTCTATAATGGCACTAGCTACAGGGGGAGAGTAA
- a CDS encoding ABC transporter permease subunit, producing MAKKGNVLQQLGSLIGLVLIIVVITALNPAFIEIPNLFNILRQVSINALIAFGMTFVILTGGIDLSVGSILALSSALVAGMMASGMDPFLAMAVGLLAGLVMGIVNGIIIAKGKVAPFIATLATMTIFRGLTLVYMDGRPITGLGDHLMFQMFGRGYFLGIPVPAVTMMIAFAVLYFILKKTTFGRRTFAIGGNEEAAALSGINVTRIKVMIYGLSGILAALAGIVLTSRLDSAQPTAGTSYELDAIAAVVLGGTSLSGGRGWIVGTFIGVLIIGVLNNGLNLLGVSSFFQQVVKGLVILLAVLIDRRKEA from the coding sequence ATGGCTAAGAAGGGGAATGTATTACAACAACTCGGTTCTTTAATCGGTTTAGTATTAATTATTGTCGTAATTACAGCTTTAAATCCAGCATTTATTGAAATTCCAAATTTATTTAATATACTGCGTCAAGTATCGATTAATGCGCTTATTGCATTCGGAATGACCTTTGTAATTTTAACAGGGGGTATTGACTTATCGGTAGGTTCTATTTTAGCATTATCAAGTGCACTTGTTGCTGGAATGATGGCAAGTGGCATGGACCCGTTCCTTGCAATGGCAGTTGGACTACTTGCTGGTCTTGTAATGGGAATTGTAAACGGTATCATCATTGCGAAAGGAAAAGTAGCTCCATTTATTGCGACTTTAGCAACAATGACTATTTTTCGTGGGTTGACGCTTGTTTATATGGACGGACGTCCGATCACTGGTCTTGGTGATCATTTAATGTTCCAAATGTTTGGCCGCGGTTATTTTCTTGGTATTCCGGTACCAGCTGTTACAATGATGATCGCTTTCGCAGTGCTGTACTTCATTTTGAAGAAAACGACATTTGGTCGCCGTACATTTGCAATTGGTGGAAATGAAGAAGCAGCAGCACTATCAGGTATTAATGTTACGAGAATTAAAGTAATGATTTACGGTCTTTCCGGAATCTTGGCAGCGCTTGCAGGTATTGTCTTAACATCACGATTAGATTCAGCACAGCCGACTGCGGGTACTTCTTACGAATTAGATGCAATTGCAGCAGTTGTATTAGGAGGGACAAGTCTTTCTGGAGGAAGAGGATGGATTGTTGGTACATTCATCGGTGTACTTATTATCGGTGTACTAAATAACGGTTTAAATTTATTAGGTGTATCTTCTTTCTTCCAACAAGTTGTAAAAGGACTTGTAATCTTACTAGCTGTATTAATTGATCGTCGAAAAGAAGCGTAA
- the rbsB gene encoding ribose ABC transporter substrate-binding protein RbsB — translation MKKWLLILVACIMVITAGCSMEPPEWAKDSSDKGRNKTIKVGFSVSTLNNPFFVTLKKGAEKKAKDSGIELIAVDAQNDAAKQTNDVEDLIQKGVDVVVINPTDSDAVASAVSAANAANVPVITVDRVANSGKVVSHIASNNIEGGQMASDYIRELVGGGANVAELEGIPGSSAARERGKGFHNVADKSLKVVAKQAADFDRAKGLSVMENILQANSDIKAVFAHNDEMALGALEALKSAGKTDVVVVGFDATDDAVKAVNDGRMAATVAQKPELIGEKAMQTAKEITQGKKVDKSIPIELELIKKNK, via the coding sequence ATGAAGAAATGGTTACTTATACTCGTTGCATGTATTATGGTCATTACTGCTGGTTGTTCAATGGAACCACCAGAATGGGCAAAGGATTCTAGCGATAAAGGTCGAAATAAAACTATTAAAGTTGGATTCTCTGTTTCAACTTTAAACAATCCATTTTTCGTGACTTTGAAAAAAGGTGCAGAAAAGAAAGCGAAAGATAGTGGCATTGAATTGATTGCTGTTGATGCACAAAACGATGCAGCAAAGCAAACGAACGATGTTGAAGATTTAATTCAAAAAGGTGTGGACGTAGTTGTTATTAATCCAACCGATTCAGATGCTGTTGCTTCAGCAGTAAGTGCGGCAAATGCAGCGAATGTTCCTGTTATTACAGTAGACCGCGTTGCGAATTCAGGTAAAGTTGTTTCGCACATTGCTTCTAACAATATCGAAGGTGGTCAAATGGCTAGTGATTACATTCGTGAATTAGTTGGCGGGGGAGCGAACGTTGCTGAGTTAGAAGGAATCCCTGGATCCTCAGCTGCTCGTGAGCGTGGGAAAGGATTCCATAACGTAGCTGATAAGTCTTTAAAAGTAGTAGCAAAACAAGCAGCTGATTTCGATCGTGCAAAAGGTTTATCTGTTATGGAAAATATTTTGCAAGCGAATAGCGATATTAAAGCGGTATTTGCTCATAACGATGAAATGGCATTAGGGGCACTTGAGGCATTAAAATCTGCTGGGAAAACGGATGTAGTAGTTGTTGGATTTGATGCAACAGACGATGCTGTGAAAGCGGTTAACGATGGGCGTATGGCTGCAACAGTCGCTCAAAAACCGGAATTAATCGGAGAGAAGGCGATGCAAACAGCAAAAGAAATAACACAAGGTAAAAAAGTGGACAAATCTATTCCGATTGAATTAGAGCTTATTAAAAAAAATAAATAA
- the fsa gene encoding fructose-6-phosphate aldolase — protein MKFFIDTANINEIKEANALGVVAGVTTNPSLVAKEGVDFHERIREICSFIEGPVSAEVISLEADKMIEEGKELAKIAPNVVVKVPMTTEGLKAVKAFSDLGIRTNVTLVFSAVQALLAARAGATYVSPFLGRLDDIGHNGMDLIRQIAEIFAIHGIETEIIAASVRHSVHVTDAALNGAHIATIPANVIASLVKHPLTDQGIEKFLADWEKTQEK, from the coding sequence ATGAAATTCTTTATTGATACAGCAAACATTAACGAAATTAAAGAGGCAAATGCATTAGGCGTAGTAGCTGGAGTAACGACAAACCCATCACTTGTAGCAAAAGAAGGCGTAGATTTCCATGAGCGTATTCGTGAAATTTGCAGCTTTATAGAAGGACCTGTAAGTGCAGAAGTAATTAGCTTAGAAGCTGATAAAATGATTGAAGAAGGAAAAGAATTAGCGAAGATTGCTCCAAACGTTGTTGTAAAAGTACCGATGACAACGGAAGGTTTAAAAGCAGTAAAAGCATTTTCAGATTTAGGAATTCGTACAAACGTTACATTAGTATTCTCAGCAGTTCAAGCATTACTTGCAGCTCGCGCTGGTGCGACATACGTTTCACCATTCTTAGGTCGCCTAGATGATATCGGTCATAACGGTATGGACTTAATTCGCCAAATCGCAGAAATCTTTGCAATTCACGGCATTGAAACAGAAATCATTGCAGCATCTGTACGTCACAGCGTTCACGTAACTGACGCAGCACTAAATGGTGCACATATTGCAACAATCCCAGCAAACGTAATTGCTTCATTAGTGAAGCACCCATTAACAGATCAAGGGATTGAGAAATTCTTAGCTGATTGGGAAAAAACACAAGAGAAATAA
- the inhA2 gene encoding M6 family metalloprotease immune inhibitor InhA2: MKRKAPFKVLSTLAIAAIIGCTSVMSAPLAYAETPAKEKDNVSTTPIDYNLIQEDRLAEALKERGTINPASSKEETKKAVEQYIEKKQGDQANKEILPEDTAKEASDFVKKVKEKKMEEKENVKKAEKNVSPEQKPEPNKKQLNGQVPTSKAKQAPYKGSVRSDKVLVLLVEFSDYKHNNIDQTPGYMYSKDFSREHYQKMLFGNEPYTLFDGSKVKTFKQYYEEQSGGSYTTDGYVTEWLTVPGKASDYGADGSSGHDNKGPKGARDLVKEALHAAAEKGLDLSQFDQFDRYDTNGDGNQNEPDGVIDHLMVIHSGVGQEAGGGKLGDDAIWSHRSKLATDPVAIEGTKSKVDYFGGKVAAHDYTIEPEDGAVGVFAHEFGHDLGLPDEYDTKYTGNGSPVEAWSLMSGGSWTGKIAGTEPTSFSPQNKDFLQKNMGGNWAKILEVDYDKIKRGVGIPTYIDQSVTKSNRPGVVRVNLPGKSVETIKPEFGKHAYYSTRGDDMHTTLETPFFDLTKGTNAKFDYKANYELEAECDFVEVHAVTEDGTKTLIDRLGEKVVQGDKDTTDGKWIDKSYDLSQFKGKKVKLQFDYITDPAVTYKGFAMDNVSVTVDGQDVFSDDAEGQSKMQLNGFVVSDGTEKKAHYYYLEWRNYAGSDNGLKAGRGPVYNTGLVVWYADDSFKDNWVGVHPGEGFLGVVDSHPEAFVGNLNGKPAYGNTGMQIADAAFSFDQTPAWSVNSLTRGQFNYAGLQGVTTFDDSKVYSNKQIADAGRKVPNLGLKFQVVGQAEDKSAGAVWIKR, translated from the coding sequence ATGAAAAGAAAAGCTCCATTTAAAGTACTATCAACGTTAGCAATTGCGGCAATTATCGGATGTACATCTGTAATGAGTGCTCCGTTAGCATACGCAGAAACGCCAGCGAAAGAAAAAGATAATGTGTCTACAACACCAATTGATTACAATTTAATTCAAGAAGATCGTTTAGCGGAAGCGCTGAAAGAAAGAGGAACAATTAATCCAGCATCTTCTAAAGAAGAGACGAAAAAAGCTGTCGAGCAGTATATTGAAAAGAAGCAAGGAGATCAAGCGAATAAAGAAATTCTTCCAGAGGATACGGCAAAAGAAGCATCTGATTTCGTGAAAAAGGTAAAAGAGAAGAAGATGGAAGAAAAGGAGAACGTAAAGAAGGCTGAAAAAAATGTTAGCCCTGAGCAAAAGCCGGAACCAAATAAAAAGCAATTGAATGGACAAGTTCCAACTTCTAAGGCAAAGCAAGCTCCATATAAGGGATCTGTTCGATCTGATAAAGTATTAGTGCTACTCGTTGAATTTAGTGATTATAAACATAATAATATTGATCAAACACCAGGTTATATGTATTCGAAAGACTTTAGTAGAGAACATTATCAAAAGATGTTGTTTGGTAATGAGCCTTATACATTATTTGATGGTTCGAAAGTAAAAACGTTTAAACAATATTATGAAGAGCAGTCTGGCGGTAGCTATACGACAGACGGATATGTAACGGAGTGGCTAACTGTTCCAGGAAAAGCATCTGATTATGGAGCTGATGGTAGCAGTGGTCACGATAATAAAGGACCAAAAGGTGCACGTGATTTAGTGAAGGAAGCTTTACATGCAGCTGCTGAGAAAGGGTTAGACTTATCTCAGTTCGATCAATTCGATAGATATGATACAAATGGCGATGGGAATCAAAATGAACCTGACGGTGTAATTGATCATTTAATGGTAATTCATTCTGGTGTTGGTCAAGAAGCTGGTGGCGGTAAATTAGGTGATGATGCAATTTGGTCACATCGTTCAAAATTAGCTACAGATCCAGTAGCGATTGAAGGGACAAAATCAAAGGTAGATTACTTTGGTGGAAAAGTAGCAGCGCATGATTACACAATTGAACCAGAAGATGGCGCTGTAGGTGTGTTTGCACATGAATTTGGACATGACCTTGGTTTACCGGATGAATATGATACGAAATATACTGGAAATGGTTCACCTGTTGAAGCTTGGTCATTAATGAGTGGAGGCAGTTGGACAGGAAAAATTGCAGGAACAGAGCCGACTAGTTTTTCACCACAAAATAAAGACTTCTTACAAAAGAATATGGGTGGCAACTGGGCGAAAATTTTAGAAGTAGATTACGATAAAATTAAGCGTGGTGTAGGAATTCCTACATATATTGATCAAAGTGTTACGAAATCAAATCGTCCAGGTGTTGTACGTGTTAATTTGCCAGGTAAGAGTGTTGAAACGATTAAACCTGAGTTTGGAAAGCATGCATATTATAGTACAAGAGGAGATGATATGCACACAACACTAGAGACACCATTCTTTGATTTAACAAAAGGAACAAATGCAAAATTCGATTATAAAGCAAATTATGAGTTAGAAGCAGAGTGCGATTTTGTTGAAGTACATGCAGTAACAGAAGATGGAACAAAAACATTAATTGATAGACTTGGAGAAAAAGTAGTACAAGGAGATAAAGATACAACAGATGGGAAATGGATTGATAAATCATACGATTTAAGTCAATTTAAAGGGAAGAAAGTGAAACTACAATTCGACTACATTACAGATCCAGCTGTAACATATAAAGGTTTCGCGATGGATAATGTAAGTGTAACTGTTGATGGACAAGATGTGTTTTCTGATGATGCAGAAGGACAGTCAAAAATGCAGTTAAATGGATTCGTTGTTTCTGATGGGACAGAGAAGAAAGCTCATTATTATTATTTAGAGTGGAGAAACTACGCTGGATCAGATAATGGATTAAAAGCAGGAAGAGGTCCGGTATACAATACAGGTCTTGTCGTTTGGTATGCAGATGATAGTTTCAAAGATAACTGGGTTGGGGTGCATCCAGGTGAAGGATTCCTTGGGGTTGTAGACTCTCATCCAGAAGCGTTTGTTGGTAATTTGAACGGGAAACCAGCGTACGGTAATACAGGCATGCAAATTGCAGACGCTGCATTTTCATTTGATCAAACACCAGCATGGAGTGTAAATTCATTAACACGTGGACAGTTTAATTATGCTGGATTACAAGGTGTTACAACATTTGATGATTCAAAAGTATACAGTAACAAGCAAATTGCTGATGCAGGACGAAAAGTGCCAAATCTTGGTCTTAAATTCCAAGTTGTTGGACAAGCAGAGGATAAGTCTGCAGGTGCTGTTTGGATTAAGCGTTAA
- a CDS encoding MFS transporter — MKYFIYFIVIVAFLDTFSQLPIMSTFAQSLGGTPLIIGLVVGMYSFANMIGNIIAGAAVDKFGAKKILYISMGFTSFIVLLYTVVQSGEQLLVVRFMHGFSDGFLIPAAFTFLSKQTNSAKQGKAMALSGAAVGTAAIVGPAFSGIMKATAGIEWVFITISILMVLGTIVSLFFLPNNVSRKNTSRTQMMNKEDMFELLKSEPLLQAYIGAFTLMFSQGIVTYMLPVKVEALALKASTTGMMLSVFGITAILFFLLPTNRIYDRFNRSKLMLIGIAVMALALSLLGLFATKGMLFIVMMIYGIGFAILFPSINALLVENTTDDNRGKAFGLFYAFFSLGVVAGSFTVGAIGASPSVSFIIGTAFLLTFASMIYVRSKVKKTMMG, encoded by the coding sequence TTGAAATATTTTATTTACTTTATTGTTATCGTAGCTTTTTTAGATACATTTTCACAATTACCTATTATGAGTACGTTCGCTCAAAGCCTTGGAGGAACTCCTCTTATTATTGGGCTAGTTGTCGGTATGTACTCATTTGCTAATATGATTGGTAATATTATTGCTGGAGCTGCCGTCGATAAATTTGGTGCAAAAAAAATACTTTATATAAGCATGGGATTTACGAGTTTCATAGTCTTGTTATATACCGTTGTTCAAAGTGGTGAACAACTATTAGTTGTGCGCTTTATGCACGGTTTTAGTGACGGATTTTTAATTCCTGCTGCCTTTACATTTTTATCAAAACAAACAAATTCAGCAAAGCAAGGTAAGGCAATGGCTCTATCTGGTGCTGCTGTTGGAACAGCGGCTATCGTAGGTCCTGCTTTCAGTGGCATTATGAAAGCGACAGCTGGAATAGAATGGGTTTTCATTACTATTTCTATTTTAATGGTTCTTGGTACAATCGTATCTCTATTCTTCTTACCAAATAACGTGTCAAGAAAAAATACATCAAGAACACAAATGATGAACAAAGAAGATATGTTTGAACTATTGAAATCAGAACCGTTATTACAGGCATATATTGGTGCTTTCACTCTAATGTTTTCACAAGGAATTGTCACATATATGTTACCAGTAAAAGTTGAGGCATTAGCACTTAAAGCATCTACAACAGGTATGATGCTAAGTGTATTCGGAATTACCGCTATCCTCTTCTTCTTACTTCCAACAAATCGTATTTACGATCGATTTAATCGCTCAAAACTAATGCTAATTGGTATTGCAGTAATGGCATTAGCGTTATCTTTACTTGGATTATTCGCAACAAAAGGCATGCTCTTTATCGTTATGATGATTTATGGCATTGGATTCGCTATCCTTTTCCCATCGATAAATGCATTACTTGTTGAAAATACGACAGATGATAATCGCGGGAAAGCCTTCGGATTATTTTATGCATTCTTCTCATTAGGAGTTGTTGCTGGTTCCTTTACAGTTGGAGCAATCGGGGCATCACCTAGCGTCAGCTTCATTATCGGAACTGCATTCTTATTAACCTTTGCCAGTATGATTTACGTAAGAAGCAAAGTAAAAAAGACAATGATGGGTTAA